A genomic segment from Polyangium mundeleinium encodes:
- a CDS encoding CocE/NonD family hydrolase: MSVRVSLARTSPFVLALLASPACHVEEKAAPTPPPLSAPAAAPAATSEGEAPDARAEFIRSRYTKYEYRIPMRDGVRLFTAVYVPNDASPSRKYPFLMMRTPYSVAPYGADRYRERMLSEAFEREGFIFVHQDVRGRFMSEGEFVNVRPHLDKKGPKDIDESTDTYDTLEWLTKNVAGNNGRAGMLGVSYPGFYSSAGAIDSHPALKAVSPQAPIGDWFRGDDVHRHGAFNLQLAFHFFASFDKPRPKPKEDSEDDWEGIDYGTPDAYRFFLSAGPLSEAEAKHFKGERPFFREIVAHPNYDAFWQARNILPHLRNIKAAVLVVGGFYDTEDLYGPLATYRAIEAQNPGAKNSIVMGPWKHGGWWHGKGEKLGDAEFGFATSVVLQELELAFFKHHLKDGPDPELAEALVFEAGANRFRRFDAWPPREAKKGRLYLQASGALSFEPPKNAEAESDEYMSDPDKPVPYTQEMANNWSTGYMAEDQRFASRRPDVLEYRSEPLERDVTLAGPLEADLWVSTTGTDADWVVKLIDENPGKMPGFTKEDRWAGKKDRGGQQILVRGEPFRGRFRESYEAPKPFVPGEPTKVKFAVNDVFHTFKKGHRIVIQVQSTWFPFIDRNPQKFVPNIFEAKPSDYMKATHRVYRSQGMPSALEVTILRALDE, encoded by the coding sequence GTGTCCGTTCGTGTTTCTCTCGCCCGCACATCCCCGTTCGTCCTCGCGCTCCTCGCCTCGCCCGCGTGTCACGTCGAGGAGAAGGCCGCCCCGACGCCGCCGCCGCTCTCCGCGCCCGCCGCCGCGCCCGCCGCGACGAGCGAGGGCGAAGCGCCGGACGCGCGCGCAGAGTTCATCCGGTCGAGGTACACGAAATACGAATACCGCATTCCCATGCGCGACGGCGTGCGGCTCTTCACGGCGGTGTACGTGCCGAACGACGCGAGCCCTTCCCGGAAGTATCCGTTCCTGATGATGCGCACGCCTTACTCCGTGGCGCCGTACGGGGCCGATCGGTACCGCGAGCGCATGCTGTCGGAGGCGTTCGAGAGGGAGGGCTTCATCTTCGTTCATCAGGACGTGCGCGGCCGCTTCATGTCCGAGGGCGAGTTCGTGAACGTGCGCCCGCACCTCGACAAGAAGGGGCCGAAGGACATCGACGAGAGCACCGATACGTACGACACGCTCGAGTGGCTGACGAAAAACGTGGCCGGGAACAACGGGCGCGCGGGCATGCTCGGGGTGTCGTATCCGGGGTTTTATTCGTCGGCGGGGGCGATCGACTCGCATCCGGCCTTGAAGGCCGTCTCGCCGCAGGCGCCGATCGGGGACTGGTTCCGCGGCGACGACGTGCATCGGCACGGCGCCTTCAATTTGCAGCTCGCGTTCCATTTCTTCGCGTCGTTCGACAAGCCGCGGCCGAAGCCGAAGGAGGACAGCGAGGACGATTGGGAGGGGATCGACTACGGGACGCCTGACGCCTACCGGTTTTTCCTCTCCGCGGGGCCCCTGTCCGAGGCCGAGGCAAAGCATTTCAAGGGCGAGCGGCCGTTCTTCCGCGAGATCGTGGCGCACCCGAACTACGACGCGTTCTGGCAGGCCCGGAACATCCTGCCGCACCTGCGCAACATCAAGGCCGCGGTGCTCGTGGTGGGAGGATTTTACGATACGGAGGATCTCTATGGCCCGCTCGCCACGTACCGCGCGATCGAGGCGCAAAACCCGGGCGCGAAGAATTCGATCGTGATGGGGCCGTGGAAACACGGGGGCTGGTGGCACGGAAAAGGGGAAAAGCTCGGCGACGCAGAGTTCGGGTTCGCGACGTCGGTCGTGCTTCAGGAGCTCGAGCTCGCGTTCTTCAAGCATCACCTGAAGGACGGGCCGGATCCGGAGCTCGCGGAGGCGCTGGTCTTCGAGGCGGGCGCCAATCGCTTCCGGAGGTTCGACGCCTGGCCCCCGCGCGAGGCGAAGAAGGGGCGCCTCTACCTGCAAGCGAGCGGCGCGCTGTCGTTCGAGCCGCCGAAGAACGCGGAGGCCGAGAGCGACGAATACATGAGCGACCCGGACAAACCCGTGCCGTACACCCAGGAGATGGCGAACAACTGGTCGACGGGCTACATGGCCGAGGATCAACGCTTCGCGTCACGCCGGCCCGACGTGCTCGAATATCGCTCGGAGCCGCTCGAACGGGACGTCACGCTCGCGGGGCCGCTCGAAGCCGATTTGTGGGTGAGCACGACGGGGACCGACGCCGACTGGGTGGTGAAGCTCATCGACGAGAACCCCGGAAAGATGCCGGGGTTCACCAAGGAAGATCGGTGGGCGGGCAAGAAGGACCGGGGCGGGCAGCAGATCCTCGTGCGCGGCGAGCCGTTCCGCGGCCGGTTCCGCGAGAGCTACGAGGCGCCAAAGCCGTTCGTCCCAGGCGAGCCGACGAAGGTGAAGTTCGCGGTGAACGACGTGTTCCACACCTTCAAGAAGGGGCACCGGATCGTGATCCAGGTGCAATCGACGTGGTTCCCGTTCATCGATCGAAACCCGCAGAAATTCGTGCCAAACATCTTCGAGGCCAAGCCGAGCGATTACATGAAGGCGACGCACCGGGTGTATCGTTCGCAGGGGATGCCGAGCGCCCTGGAAGTGACGATCCTCCGGGCGCTGGACGAGTAG
- a CDS encoding L-2-amino-thiazoline-4-carboxylic acid hydrolase, which yields MRVTPEQHLGDILRFGRDEAVRALGEARADRLRSLTWARYYALVPDAPNFQEKTNRKLFVLTLPLLALYQALRQGLEIEREDALRLAEDMLHASYRERMSPVRVAALNVTYQVAPIRRVYLQQVTRMSEPGGFRIEVPEASNAVLALDVHACPIARFAEEHGAPEIVPLICRLDDFLASKLSGLRLERTGTIGTGASHCDFRYVKKNQ from the coding sequence ATGAGGGTCACCCCCGAGCAGCACCTTGGAGACATCCTCCGGTTCGGACGCGACGAGGCCGTACGTGCTCTCGGCGAGGCGCGCGCCGATCGTCTGCGCTCGCTCACGTGGGCCCGTTATTACGCTCTCGTGCCCGACGCGCCGAATTTCCAGGAGAAGACGAATCGAAAACTCTTCGTCCTCACCCTCCCGCTCCTCGCGCTCTACCAGGCGCTCCGCCAGGGCCTCGAGATCGAACGAGAAGACGCGCTCCGCCTCGCCGAGGACATGCTCCACGCGTCGTACCGCGAGCGCATGAGCCCCGTGCGCGTCGCCGCGCTGAACGTCACCTACCAGGTCGCGCCGATACGGCGCGTGTACCTGCAACAGGTGACCCGCATGAGCGAGCCCGGGGGCTTCCGCATCGAGGTGCCCGAGGCCTCGAACGCCGTACTCGCGCTCGACGTGCACGCCTGCCCCATCGCGCGCTTCGCCGAGGAGCACGGCGCGCCCGAGATCGTCCCCTTGATCTGCCGGCTCGACGATTTCCTGGCCTCGAAGCTCTCGGGCCTGCGCCTCGAGCGCACGGGCACGATCGGCACGGGCGCCTCCCATTGCGATTTCAGGTACGTCAAGAAAAACCAATGA
- a CDS encoding M20/M25/M40 family metallo-hydrolase produces the protein MKMPPAAHRAALVLALLVIVAFRIVGFAPNDPPPSTTPQAFSVDLAAAHVARLAAAPRPPGTSGHDAAREFIRAELTRLGISVEIQRATALGTHWGVPYDVARVENLVARLPGRERGPALALVAHYDSVPNAPGAADDASGVAVLLETARALRAGPALRNDVMFLFTDAEEAGILGGNVFVREHPSFRDIGLVLNFDARGTRGPVGLIETSADAGALVRHFGDATPDPIASSLFPEIARRLGHQTDFFPFRQAGVPGMNFAAADGAAHYHSPVDAPAHLDRRTLAHAGTLALALARRFGDLDLTTLAAEPVVYFDVPGLGLVVYGRAWALPMAMIPAVLFVFALLSAMRRGQARPARVLAGFGVLLASLALAAGLAAGIVAALRALTPVWGVFRGDPFDPGLARIALALLGVAIYAAAHRFFRARLSPVELALGAASAWLLLAFVTAALLPGASFLFALPLAASLAGLLVWQRCPSPQSPSSGLWLLLSALPALVLVVPVPYLLFVALGLPRAAPAVAVVVLLAGLFAPLFEVLGAGASRKPALGLAAAFVITLGLAVGTNPFSPARPRPACLAYALDADRREAVWTTTEDKPAPWTTLYIPEATRRAARFSLPDQGTLRHEAEAPPLDVPPPQIESLRDTIHDGIRTLRFRLRSGRSAPFVLVSVTSEAPLRGATIDGRRVDEPSAFRATTTEPWGFTFQGLPAEGIEGSIDLAPGAPVTVRVVDRTYALPEQLLRAPMPADVMPMPFRIAGSTFVAAERTFGPGP, from the coding sequence ATGAAAATGCCCCCGGCGGCCCACCGCGCCGCGCTCGTGCTCGCCCTCCTCGTGATCGTCGCTTTCCGGATCGTCGGGTTCGCCCCGAACGACCCACCGCCGAGCACCACGCCGCAGGCTTTTTCCGTGGATCTCGCCGCGGCCCACGTGGCGCGCCTCGCCGCGGCGCCGCGTCCTCCGGGCACCTCGGGCCACGACGCCGCGCGGGAGTTCATCCGCGCCGAGCTCACGCGCCTCGGCATCTCCGTGGAGATCCAGCGCGCCACGGCGCTCGGCACGCACTGGGGCGTGCCGTACGACGTCGCCCGCGTCGAGAACCTCGTCGCGCGTTTGCCCGGACGCGAGCGTGGCCCGGCCCTCGCGCTCGTCGCCCATTACGACTCCGTTCCGAATGCGCCCGGCGCGGCCGACGACGCGAGCGGCGTCGCCGTCTTGCTGGAGACGGCCCGCGCCCTCCGCGCGGGCCCCGCGCTCCGCAACGATGTGATGTTCCTGTTCACGGACGCCGAAGAAGCCGGCATCCTCGGCGGAAACGTCTTCGTCCGCGAGCACCCGTCGTTCCGCGACATCGGCCTCGTGCTGAACTTCGACGCGCGTGGCACACGAGGCCCGGTCGGGCTCATCGAGACGAGCGCCGACGCCGGCGCGCTCGTGCGACATTTCGGAGACGCCACGCCCGACCCCATCGCCTCGTCGCTCTTCCCCGAGATCGCGCGCCGCCTCGGCCACCAGACCGATTTTTTCCCCTTCCGCCAGGCCGGCGTGCCCGGGATGAATTTCGCGGCTGCCGACGGGGCCGCCCATTACCATTCTCCCGTCGACGCCCCGGCGCACCTCGACCGGCGGACGCTCGCGCACGCGGGGACGCTCGCGCTCGCGCTCGCGCGGCGCTTCGGCGATCTCGATCTCACGACCCTCGCGGCCGAGCCGGTCGTTTATTTCGACGTGCCGGGCCTCGGGCTCGTCGTGTACGGCCGCGCGTGGGCGCTGCCGATGGCGATGATCCCCGCGGTCTTGTTCGTCTTCGCGCTCCTCTCTGCCATGCGGCGCGGACAAGCGCGCCCGGCTCGTGTGCTCGCCGGATTCGGCGTGCTCCTCGCCTCGCTCGCTCTCGCAGCCGGGCTCGCCGCCGGCATCGTCGCCGCGCTCCGCGCCCTCACGCCCGTGTGGGGCGTTTTCCGCGGGGATCCCTTCGATCCAGGCCTCGCGCGTATCGCTCTCGCCCTGCTCGGCGTCGCCATCTATGCCGCCGCCCATCGGTTTTTCCGGGCACGCCTCTCCCCGGTCGAACTCGCGCTCGGCGCGGCCTCGGCCTGGCTCCTCCTCGCGTTCGTGACGGCCGCGCTCCTGCCGGGCGCGAGTTTTCTTTTTGCCCTCCCGCTCGCGGCGTCGCTCGCGGGCCTGCTCGTGTGGCAACGGTGCCCTTCTCCGCAATCGCCGTCGAGCGGCCTCTGGCTCCTGCTCTCCGCGCTTCCTGCGCTCGTCCTCGTCGTCCCGGTCCCTTATCTCCTCTTCGTCGCCCTCGGCTTGCCGCGGGCCGCGCCGGCCGTCGCCGTCGTCGTCCTCCTCGCGGGCCTCTTCGCCCCGCTGTTCGAGGTCCTCGGCGCGGGCGCCTCGCGAAAACCCGCCCTCGGCCTCGCGGCGGCCTTCGTGATCACGCTCGGCTTGGCCGTCGGGACAAACCCCTTCTCGCCGGCGCGGCCGCGCCCGGCTTGCCTCGCGTACGCCCTCGACGCCGATCGCCGCGAGGCCGTCTGGACGACGACCGAGGACAAACCCGCTCCGTGGACGACCTTGTACATCCCCGAGGCCACGCGCCGCGCCGCTCGCTTCTCGCTCCCCGACCAGGGAACGCTCCGGCACGAGGCCGAGGCGCCGCCGCTCGACGTCCCGCCGCCCCAGATCGAATCCCTCCGTGACACGATCCACGACGGGATCCGCACGCTCCGCTTTCGTCTTCGCTCGGGCCGGAGCGCGCCGTTTGTCCTCGTCTCGGTCACCTCGGAGGCGCCCCTCCGCGGCGCGACGATCGACGGGCGACGCGTGGACGAGCCGAGCGCGTTTCGAGCGACGACCACCGAGCCCTGGGGTTTTACCTTCCAGGGTTTGCCCGCGGAGGGCATCGAAGGATCGATCGACCTCGCGCCCGGCGCGCCCGTGACCGTGCGGGTGGTCGATCGGACCTATGCCTTGCCCGAGCAGCTCCTCCGCGCGCCCATGCCCGCGGACGTGATGCCAATGCCCTTCCGAATCGCCGGCTCTACGTTCGTCGCCGCCGAGCGCACATTCGGCCCGGGCCCCTGA
- a CDS encoding ferredoxin--NADP reductase, translating into MELDKAKAETRKGGGPADLLPARIVVRLEALVRDVRTVLNDFTGARPAPYSVRKPLVRHLLTFTSSPSPAPSAGITPRRLRVTRVVRETPDAVSLSLADPEDRRIPFVPGQFFTVLVTLASGEVLRRAYSISSLPDEDGAAAEVTITIKRMPGGRASNHLNERIAEGDVLDVLGPSGSFTVAPDPAARRHLVLIAGGSGITPLASITRTTLAREPESRVSLVYGNRGEADIIFREALASLAEAHADRFTLRHVLSDPPAGFTGRTGLLDHDNVTRELDMIAAASGLDAGATDYYVCGPEPMMLAAREALLARGVDPARIHEERFFAPARRTTPALPTSSAPIEIRLRGRTKTVTAAPGQTLLEAGLAASLPMPFSCTMGGCGVCKIKLLSGDVTSEEPNCLQEEEKNQGFVLACVSRAAAPCTVEVP; encoded by the coding sequence ATGGAGCTCGACAAGGCCAAGGCCGAGACGCGCAAAGGCGGAGGCCCCGCGGATCTCCTACCCGCCAGGATCGTCGTCCGGCTCGAAGCGCTCGTGCGTGACGTACGTACGGTCTTGAACGACTTCACCGGCGCGCGCCCCGCGCCCTACTCGGTCCGCAAGCCGCTCGTCCGGCACCTTCTCACCTTCACGTCGTCGCCTTCCCCCGCGCCGAGCGCCGGCATCACGCCGCGCAGGCTCCGCGTCACGCGCGTCGTGCGCGAGACCCCGGACGCCGTCTCGCTCTCGCTCGCCGATCCCGAGGACCGCCGCATCCCCTTCGTCCCCGGCCAGTTCTTCACCGTGCTCGTCACGCTCGCGAGCGGCGAGGTGCTCCGCCGCGCCTATTCGATCTCGAGCCTGCCCGACGAAGACGGCGCCGCCGCCGAGGTGACGATCACCATCAAACGAATGCCCGGCGGGCGCGCCTCGAACCACCTGAACGAGCGGATCGCGGAAGGCGACGTCCTCGACGTGCTCGGCCCCTCCGGCAGCTTCACGGTGGCGCCGGATCCCGCGGCGCGAAGGCACCTCGTGTTGATCGCGGGCGGCAGCGGCATCACGCCGCTCGCCTCGATCACGCGGACCACGCTCGCGCGCGAGCCCGAGAGCCGCGTCTCGCTCGTGTACGGAAACCGGGGCGAGGCCGACATCATCTTCCGCGAGGCGCTCGCTTCCCTCGCCGAAGCCCACGCGGATCGCTTCACGCTCCGCCACGTGCTCTCCGATCCGCCCGCGGGTTTCACGGGACGCACGGGCCTGCTCGATCACGACAACGTCACACGCGAGCTCGACATGATCGCCGCGGCCTCCGGCCTCGACGCAGGTGCCACCGATTATTACGTCTGCGGGCCCGAGCCGATGATGCTCGCGGCGCGGGAAGCGCTGCTCGCCCGCGGCGTCGATCCCGCTCGCATCCACGAGGAACGGTTCTTCGCCCCCGCGCGCCGCACCACGCCGGCGCTCCCCACGAGCTCCGCCCCGATCGAGATCCGCCTCCGCGGCCGCACGAAAACCGTGACCGCCGCGCCCGGACAAACCCTGCTCGAAGCGGGCCTCGCCGCGTCCTTGCCCATGCCGTTCTCGTGTACGATGGGGGGGTGCGGCGTGTGCAAGATCAAGCTCCTCTCGGGGGACGTGACGAGCGAAGAGCCGAATTGCCTGCAAGAGGAAGAAAAAAACCAGGGGTTCGTCCTCGCGTGCGTGTCCCGCGCGGCGGCGCCGTGCACGGTGGAAGTCCCGTGA
- a CDS encoding MerR family transcriptional regulator codes for MDVVVASKEPARPAVGGFGGEARPARAKPPSVDRDAYPYRMKDLCERTGLPRQVVHFYIQQGLVPEGHKTGRNMAYYGEEHLARILLVRKLQHERFLPLRAIKALLEERDEAFSPAQRRFVHEVKSRLSRALGARADNPATADANELIQKLGLSRKDLEDMVDLGLIAAAEEHDASGRARLVVASDDTWILETFAEFRRIGFNESIGFSARDILMYEEAMGALFAREAKLLAERLSSLAPEQAATMVERALPLINAFLVRYHDALARNFLATL; via the coding sequence ATGGACGTCGTCGTCGCGAGCAAGGAGCCCGCGCGCCCCGCCGTGGGGGGGTTCGGGGGCGAAGCTCGGCCTGCCCGAGCGAAGCCCCCGAGCGTGGACCGTGATGCGTATCCGTATCGCATGAAGGATCTCTGCGAGCGGACCGGATTGCCGCGGCAGGTCGTCCATTTCTACATCCAGCAGGGCCTCGTGCCGGAGGGCCACAAGACCGGCCGCAACATGGCGTATTACGGCGAGGAGCACCTCGCCCGTATCCTCCTCGTGCGCAAGCTCCAGCACGAGCGGTTCCTCCCGCTGCGCGCCATCAAGGCCCTGCTCGAAGAGCGCGACGAGGCCTTCAGTCCCGCGCAACGCAGGTTCGTCCACGAGGTGAAATCCCGCCTCAGCAGGGCGCTTGGCGCGCGCGCGGACAACCCCGCGACGGCGGACGCGAACGAGCTCATCCAGAAGCTCGGGCTCTCGCGCAAGGACCTCGAGGACATGGTCGATCTCGGGCTCATCGCGGCCGCGGAGGAGCACGACGCCTCGGGGCGCGCGCGGCTCGTCGTGGCGAGCGACGATACGTGGATCCTGGAGACGTTCGCCGAGTTCCGGCGGATCGGCTTCAACGAGTCGATCGGTTTTTCGGCGCGCGACATCTTGATGTACGAGGAGGCCATGGGCGCGCTCTTCGCCCGCGAGGCGAAGCTGCTCGCCGAGCGCCTCTCCTCGCTCGCGCCCGAGCAAGCCGCCACCATGGTCGAGCGGGCGCTGCCGCTCATCAACGCCTTTTTGGTCCGTTATCACGACGCCCTGGCGAGGAATTTCCTCGCGACGCTTTGA
- a CDS encoding ferritin-like domain-containing protein: MFDTSRLTRFLPPRMQSQIDAYFEAFEVLLSVKDPKVLGALGPSGVRGLLLHRGKQGTPTDMPATHTAHFDWTYPSDQPEMADLYRRAKLGQWNGDDLPWNTSVDPLNPEIPIIPEEFLSFDDIEDLGIKLDKNERLKLSYSMCAWMLSQFLHGEQGALFAAAQVTEAVQFFDGKLYGATQVMDEGRHVEVFNRYLDTKLNKLYQINDNLFVIIDSLMTDGRWDMKFLGMQIMVEGLALGAFSTLYKQTKEPLLKELLKMVIQDEARHVHYGVCALREHFTKHLTERERQEREDWAFEVALLMRNRFAAYEVYEEWFEGRMTRAEWRNVVYRSKGMEEFRTVMFSRLVPNLREIGLLSPRIMPRYEEVGLMRYFGGLAADQLTAEKLLSDLH; this comes from the coding sequence ATGTTCGACACGAGCCGGCTCACGAGGTTCCTCCCGCCGAGGATGCAGTCGCAGATCGACGCGTATTTCGAGGCGTTCGAGGTCCTCCTCTCGGTCAAGGATCCCAAGGTGCTCGGCGCGCTCGGCCCCTCGGGCGTGCGGGGCCTGCTCTTGCACCGGGGCAAACAAGGCACGCCGACGGACATGCCCGCGACGCACACGGCCCATTTCGACTGGACCTACCCGAGCGATCAGCCCGAGATGGCCGACCTCTACCGCCGCGCCAAGCTCGGCCAGTGGAACGGCGACGACCTGCCCTGGAACACGAGCGTCGATCCGCTCAATCCCGAGATCCCGATCATCCCCGAGGAGTTTCTCTCCTTCGACGACATCGAGGACCTCGGCATCAAGCTCGACAAGAACGAGCGGCTGAAGCTCAGCTACAGCATGTGCGCCTGGATGCTCAGCCAGTTCTTGCACGGCGAGCAGGGCGCGCTCTTCGCCGCCGCGCAGGTGACCGAGGCCGTCCAGTTCTTCGACGGCAAGCTCTACGGCGCGACGCAGGTGATGGACGAGGGCCGCCACGTCGAGGTCTTCAACCGTTACCTCGATACGAAGCTCAACAAGCTCTACCAGATCAACGACAACCTCTTCGTGATCATCGACTCGCTCATGACCGACGGCCGCTGGGACATGAAGTTCCTCGGCATGCAGATCATGGTCGAGGGCCTCGCGCTCGGCGCATTCAGCACACTGTACAAGCAGACGAAGGAGCCACTCTTGAAGGAGCTCCTCAAGATGGTCATCCAGGACGAGGCGCGGCACGTGCATTACGGCGTCTGCGCGCTGCGCGAGCACTTCACGAAGCACCTGACGGAGCGCGAGCGGCAGGAGCGCGAGGACTGGGCGTTCGAGGTCGCGCTGCTGATGCGCAACCGCTTCGCCGCGTACGAGGTCTACGAGGAGTGGTTCGAGGGCCGGATGACGCGCGCCGAGTGGCGAAACGTGGTGTACCGGTCAAAGGGGATGGAGGAGTTCCGGACCGTGATGTTCAGCCGGCTCGTGCCGAACCTGCGCGAGATCGGCCTGCTCTCCCCGCGCATCATGCCGCGGTACGAGGAGGTCGGCCTGATGCGGTACTTCGGCGGGCTCGCCGCGGACCAACTCACGGCGGAGAAGCTGCTCTCGGATCTACATTGA
- a CDS encoding serine/threonine-protein kinase, translating into MIASVVSMMVAPPPGTILLGKYRVEQELGCGGMGVVLEATHLALGQTVAIKLLNPELALSSDVVTRFLREARIAATLPSEHIARVSDVGQTETGAPYLVMERLYGHDLEAELTRRGKLPVAEAVDLALEACEGIAAAHAQGLVHRDLKPANLFLAERPLRPRVLKVLDFGLSKEAPGHSASITGTDAVFGTPQYMSPEQIQSTKNVDARSDQHALGMILYEMLAGAPPYAAESITQLIVVIATQPPPRVREKRPDVPARLEEAILRALAKRPHERFPDLGAFAEAIAPFGGPEARTRATRIGQALVGTASFETTSPGRPSRVPTDQAITLPRAPAHTHPGFTSSVDLGDARGRKKRAALFATGGLVATALVVSLVVVTQHAATPEATTTPPEATPAARAPDPTTPPPPQVTVAAPLPSATSSTATSTTPAKTTKAPTTTKTSKQTQTIKQTVGIFGGKRK; encoded by the coding sequence GTGATAGCGTCTGTCGTCAGTATGATGGTGGCGCCGCCGCCCGGGACCATCCTGCTGGGCAAGTACCGCGTCGAGCAAGAGCTCGGCTGCGGCGGGATGGGTGTGGTCCTCGAAGCGACGCACCTCGCGCTCGGCCAGACCGTCGCCATCAAGCTTTTGAACCCGGAGCTCGCGCTCTCGTCGGACGTCGTGACGCGGTTTCTCCGCGAAGCGCGCATCGCCGCGACGTTGCCCTCCGAGCACATCGCGCGCGTGAGCGACGTCGGGCAGACCGAGACGGGCGCGCCGTACCTCGTGATGGAGCGGCTCTACGGGCACGACCTCGAAGCCGAGCTCACGCGGCGCGGCAAGCTCCCCGTCGCCGAGGCCGTCGACCTCGCGCTCGAGGCCTGCGAGGGCATCGCGGCGGCCCACGCGCAGGGCCTCGTGCACCGGGATCTCAAGCCGGCGAACCTCTTCCTTGCCGAGCGCCCGCTCCGCCCGCGCGTGCTCAAGGTGCTCGACTTCGGCCTCTCGAAAGAAGCGCCGGGGCACAGCGCCTCCATCACCGGGACCGACGCCGTCTTCGGCACCCCGCAGTACATGTCCCCCGAGCAGATCCAGTCGACGAAGAACGTCGACGCACGCAGCGATCAGCACGCGCTCGGCATGATCCTGTACGAGATGCTCGCGGGCGCGCCGCCCTACGCGGCCGAGAGCATCACCCAGCTCATCGTCGTCATCGCCACGCAGCCACCGCCGCGCGTGCGCGAAAAACGCCCCGATGTCCCCGCGCGGCTCGAAGAGGCGATCCTGCGCGCCCTGGCGAAGCGGCCGCACGAGCGGTTCCCGGACCTCGGCGCGTTCGCGGAGGCGATCGCGCCCTTCGGCGGCCCCGAGGCTCGCACCCGGGCCACGCGCATCGGTCAGGCGCTCGTGGGCACGGCGAGCTTCGAGACGACCTCGCCCGGCCGGCCCTCGCGCGTACCGACGGACCAGGCGATCACGCTCCCGCGCGCGCCCGCGCACACACATCCAGGCTTCACGAGCTCCGTCGACCTGGGCGACGCCCGAGGCCGAAAAAAACGCGCGGCGCTCTTCGCGACCGGGGGCCTCGTCGCGACCGCGCTGGTCGTCTCGCTCGTCGTCGTCACGCAACACGCAGCGACGCCCGAGGCCACGACGACGCCGCCCGAGGCCACGCCCGCGGCGCGCGCGCCCGATCCGACGACGCCGCCGCCTCCGCAGGTCACGGTCGCGGCGCCGCTCCCCTCCGCGACGTCGTCCACGGCCACGAGCACGACCCCGGCGAAGACCACGAAGGCGCCGACGACGACCAAGACTTCGAAGCAAACGCAAACAATCAAGCAAACGGTGGGGATTTTCGGTGGCAAGCGCAAATAA